The following are from one region of the Halodesulfurarchaeum sp. HSR-GB genome:
- the nreA gene encoding DNA repair protein NreA, which produces MRLDEYIEGFQPDESARRRRLAEEKSYEIIDYVEDLQTGLQSSLQGDSLVGSTSPSVFVGRSSYPNVSTGILAPVGQEDTAAEFATSGEWYQRGLDIENVLQYRTGLLNSRRSAKVDVEDVWDGFVGTQREVAIADRPVDVEIGLRDTPEIDLDRYRNPQANAPSGPSATADRAELGENPHVPRQVKKTLEDDDWRAEGAMTYLYRRGFDVYDINQVLSVGALGQSQNRRLVPTRWSITAVDDTVSKFLRGSIRNAPSIDQVQVFVNEYIGNRYWVVLAPGSWEFELVEMKAPGSIWNPEPTGEIFMSSAYENYEGRSGYVEETAGAYYAARLGVLEYLESIGRQAKALVLREVSDDYWAPVGVWQVRESVRNAFEEGPKPDLAGEPGVAETFESAIGQTVPHLPVSLGALRRKSELVAGRQAGLADFQA; this is translated from the coding sequence ACGTCGAGGACCTCCAGACCGGACTCCAGTCCTCGCTCCAGGGTGATTCGCTCGTGGGGAGTACCTCCCCGTCAGTGTTCGTGGGCCGCTCGTCGTATCCGAACGTGAGCACCGGGATTCTCGCGCCGGTCGGCCAGGAGGACACCGCGGCCGAGTTTGCCACCAGCGGCGAGTGGTACCAGCGAGGACTGGACATCGAGAACGTCCTGCAGTACCGCACCGGCTTGCTCAACTCCCGGCGTTCGGCCAAGGTGGACGTCGAGGACGTCTGGGACGGCTTTGTGGGCACCCAGCGGGAGGTCGCCATCGCTGATCGCCCGGTCGACGTCGAAATCGGGCTCCGGGACACCCCGGAGATCGACCTGGACCGGTATCGCAACCCGCAGGCCAACGCGCCGAGCGGTCCGAGCGCGACTGCCGACCGGGCGGAGTTGGGTGAAAATCCGCACGTGCCCCGGCAGGTCAAAAAGACCCTGGAGGACGACGACTGGCGGGCCGAGGGTGCGATGACCTACCTCTATCGCCGTGGCTTTGACGTGTACGACATCAATCAGGTGCTCTCGGTGGGCGCACTCGGCCAGTCGCAGAACCGACGGCTCGTGCCCACCCGTTGGTCGATCACGGCCGTCGACGACACCGTCTCGAAGTTCCTGCGGGGGTCGATCCGGAACGCGCCGTCGATCGACCAGGTGCAGGTATTCGTCAACGAGTACATCGGCAACCGGTACTGGGTCGTGCTGGCCCCCGGCTCCTGGGAGTTCGAACTCGTGGAGATGAAAGCCCCGGGCAGCATCTGGAACCCGGAGCCGACCGGCGAGATCTTCATGTCGAGTGCCTACGAGAACTACGAGGGCCGCTCGGGCTACGTGGAGGAGACCGCCGGGGCGTACTACGCCGCCCGTCTGGGCGTGCTCGAATACCTGGAATCGATCGGGCGGCAGGCCAAAGCGCTGGTGCTCCGGGAGGTGTCGGACGATTACTGGGCTCCAGTCGGGGTCTGGCAGGTCAGAGAGAGCGTGCGCAACGCCTTTGAGGAGGGGCCAAAGCCCGATCTGGCGGGCGAACCCGGCGTCGCCGAGACCTTCGAGTCGGCGATCGGACAGACCGTCCCCCACCTGCCGGTCTCGCTGGGTGCGCTTCGCCGGAAGTCAGAACTCGTCGCGGGCCGGCAGGCCGGCCTGGCGGACTTCCAGGCGTAG